One genomic segment of Marinitoga hydrogenitolerans DSM 16785 includes these proteins:
- a CDS encoding tyrosine-type recombinase/integrase — protein MEIERKEINKFDEILIEFLEELDDVKDETKKQYTKSIKYFLNYLKKHNVSKPTPKTVKMWKTYLLKEKSPYTVNLYLSGIRRFFSFLEDKGLYKNIAKNVKGAKRPFGHQKDILTDEEIREIFGAIDTSDLAGKRNMAIIKTLAYTGLRTYSLINIKIKDIIKRNKKVLLHYKSKGHVGKDSIISLHKDVYESINEYLKERSKIKKYKPTDPLFISLSKNSYGKALTERAIQLIIDRYFNELGLKEFRGGKKLSAHSFRHTVITKIALKHGIETAKQIAGHKNIATTQIYYHEATSASLDADELIDFNE, from the coding sequence ATGGAAATAGAAAGAAAAGAAATAAATAAATTTGATGAAATTCTTATTGAATTCCTCGAAGAATTAGATGATGTAAAAGATGAAACTAAAAAACAATATACTAAATCTATAAAATATTTTTTAAATTATTTAAAAAAACATAATGTCTCGAAACCTACTCCTAAAACGGTAAAAATGTGGAAAACATATCTTTTAAAAGAAAAAAGCCCATATACAGTAAACCTATACCTTTCAGGTATAAGGCGTTTTTTTTCATTTCTTGAAGATAAAGGATTATATAAAAATATAGCTAAAAATGTAAAAGGAGCAAAAAGACCATTTGGTCATCAAAAGGATATATTAACAGATGAAGAGATTAGAGAAATATTCGGTGCAATAGATACATCAGATTTAGCTGGAAAGAGAAATATGGCGATAATAAAAACATTAGCATATACGGGACTTAGAACATACTCTTTAATAAACATAAAAATTAAAGATATAATAAAAAGGAATAAAAAGGTTTTACTTCATTATAAATCAAAAGGACATGTTGGAAAGGATTCGATAATTTCATTGCATAAGGATGTATATGAATCAATAAATGAATATTTAAAAGAAAGAAGTAAAATAAAAAAATATAAACCAACAGATCCGTTATTTATATCATTATCAAAAAATTCATATGGGAAAGCATTAACAGAAAGAGCAATACAGCTGATTATAGATAGATATTTCAATGAATTGGGATTAAAAGAATTTAGAGGGGGTAAAAAACTCTCAGCGCATTCATTTAGACATACAGTAATAACAAAAATAGCTTTAAAACACGGAATAGAAACAGCAAAACAAATTGCTGGGCATAAAAATATAGCAACGACGCAAATATATTATCATGAAGCAACATCAGCATCTCTCGATGCCGATGAGCTTATAGATTTTAATGAATAA
- a CDS encoding type II secretion system protein, protein MSLKHKGGFSLYEVLIVLAIIAILGTFAVPMVNNVITKAKSMKIINDMKVLENSIIQYYYNENDFPTDINSLIVNNYLENTVENINFNFDSNVAYVYYDKEISNADNFEKLDTTFKWSSSISDFSSLADAPSETEKYPVLKVIF, encoded by the coding sequence ATGTCACTGAAACATAAGGGAGGTTTTTCGTTATACGAAGTTTTAATTGTATTAGCCATTATTGCCATTTTAGGAACATTTGCAGTACCTATGGTGAATAATGTTATCACAAAAGCTAAATCCATGAAAATTATAAACGATATGAAGGTATTGGAAAATTCTATTATTCAATATTATTACAATGAAAATGATTTTCCAACTGATATTAATTCTTTAATTGTAAATAACTATCTTGAAAACACCGTTGAAAACATCAACTTTAACTTTGATTCAAATGTTGCTTATGTTTATTATGATAAAGAAATAAGCAATGCTGATAATTTTGAAAAATTAGATACCACCTTTAAATGGAGCTCTTCAATTTCAGATTTTTCTTCCTTGGCAGATGCTCCTTCTGAAACAGAAAAATATCCAGTTTTAAAAGTAATATTTTAA